CGAAATCTTTCCGGAAACTCCTGTCTCCGACAAGGACACGATCGGTGTCTATATGAACGTCTTCAACCCGTTCAACGCCGGCATGTATCAGTTCAACGCCCTGGCCCAGGCCCCCGGCGACATCCCTGTCTCGGGCTACCTGGGCAGCTGGCTGATCCAGATCGTGCCCAACAACACCAACTGATAGGGTGGCCCACTGAGCCGAAAGCAGCATGACGAAGCGCACACTGGAAGGAACGAGCCGCAAGCGCAAGCGCGTGTCCGGTTTCCGGGTGCGGATGCGCACCCACACGGGCCGCCGCGTGATCCGCACCCGCCGCCGCCGCGGCCGGGCCCGCCTGGCGGTCTGAGGCCGGCCGGGAAGGTCCGTGGCCCTGCCGCAGCAGCACCGGCTCAAGGGCCGACGGGTCTTCGATCGTCTGTACCGCCAGGGGCGTCGCTACCAGGGACCGGGGCTGCTGCTCAGGGTCCTGGCCGCCGACCCGTCCCTGTTGCCCCCCCGAAAGCCCACCGGGACCCCCAGCACGCCCCCCACCGCCAGCCCCTGGCGCTGCGGCATCGTGGTGAGCAGCAAGGTGAGCAAGCTGGCCGTGCGCCGCAACCGCCTGCGGCGCCTCTTACACGACCACCTGCGGCGCCACCCGCCCACCCCGGATCAGCCGCTCTGGCTGCTGATCACGCTCAAGCCGGGCTGCCTCGAGCGCAGCGACGATCAGCTGCTGGGAGAATGCGGTCAACTGCTGCGCCAGGCAGGATTGCTCCTTGACCCCGGAGGACAGGGTGGAGAACAAACTCGAGATCAATGAGACGGTCTTCTACGAGGGCGGTCCCGCCAAGGGCGATCTGATCGTCAACCTGCTGTTCGGCCTCACCCTGATCGGCATCCCCTTCGCCGTGGGGGCCATCGTCCGGGCCCTGTGGCTGCGCTTCCGCATCACCAGCCGGCGCATCAGCGTCAGCGGCGGCTGGCTTGGCCGTGACCGCACCCAGGTGGTCTACAGCCAGATTCGCGAGGTGCGCTCGGTGCCGCGGGGCTTCGGCGCCTGGGGCGACATGGTGGTGGTGCTGAACGACGGCGCCAAGCTCGAAATGCGGGCGGTGCCGCGCTTCCGGGAGCTCGAGGCCTACATCGAGGAGCGGCGCGAGAGCCGCGGCAAGGCCGCCGCCCGCTCGTCCGGGGCCGATGGCCCTGCGGGCTTCGCGCCCCCGGCCCGTGAAAGCGCCTGACCACCGGAGCCCCATCCGGTCTCCCCGGTCGGGCACACTGGCAGCCGAGATTCCCCACCCCAGCGCACCCCTGCCGTGATCGGCTACATCTCCGACAACCTGCTGCTCCCGATCCTCGATTTCTTCTACGGATTGGTTCCGAGCTATGGGCTCGCGATCGTGGCCCTCACCGTGGTCATCCGCCTCGCCCTCTTCCCGCTCAGTGCGGGCTCGATCCGCAGCGCCCGGCGCATGCGCATCGCCCAACCGGTGATGCAGCAGCGCCAGGCGGAAATCAAGGCCAAGTACGCCAACAACCCCCAGAAGCAGCAGGAGGAGCTGGGCGGCCTGATGAAGGAGTTCGGCAGTCCCCTCTCAGGCTGTCTGCCGCTGCTGGTGCAGATGCCGATCCTGTTCGCCCTGTTCGCCACCCTGCGGGGGTCGCCCTTCGCCGACGTCCCTTACGCGATCAACCTCAAGGTGCTTCCGGCCGAGGAGATCGCCGCCGTGGAGGCCAAGCCCTTCAACAGCGCCAGCCACTCCATCTTCATCAGCGAGACCGAGCATGTGCCGGTGATCGCCAGTCTTGAGGGCGGCACCAAGCTCGGTGTCGGTGACAGCACCCAGGTGGAGCTGCACGGCAAGGACGGCACCAGCTTCTCCTCCCTGCTGGGCACCGTCGAGCACGGCGACAGCTTCACCCCCAGCTGGGTGGTGACCAAGGGCGAGAGCGTGGTGCAGGTGGATGACCAGGGCAGGATCACGGCCCTGTCACCCGGCGACGCCACCGTCGAGGCCCGCATCCCCGGCCTGGCGGCCCGCAGCGGCTTCCTGTTCATCAAGGCCCTGGGCCAGGTGGGCTTCTACACCGATGGCGCCGTCAACTGGGACATCGCCATCCTGGTGGGGGCCTTCGGCGCCACCCTGTTCGCCTCCCAGCTGCTCTCCGGCATGGGCATGCCCGCCAACCCCCAGCAGGCGACCGCCAACAAGATCACGCCGGTGATGATCACTGCCATGTTCCTGTTCTTTCCGCTGCCCGCGGGCGTCCTGCTCTACATGGTGGTGGCCAACGTGTTCCAGGGGGTCCAGACCTTCCTGCTCACCCGCGAGGCCCTGCCCGACAACCTGCAGGCGATCCTCGACAAGCAGCTCGCCCAGCAGCCGGCCACCGCCACGGCGGGCGGCGGCAGCGGTGGCGGCCGCCTGCCCTTCGAACCCAAGACCAAGAAATGACCCGGCTGCAGCCGCTGCCTCTGCAGGAGTTGCGGCTGCTGAGCGAGGGTCGCACTTGGACGGTCGACCAGCCGATCGCGGGCCTGGCCAGCCTCACGCCCGTACGCGGGCGGGTGCGGGCCCTCCACCACGGCACGGTGCTGGAGGTCGAGGGCACGGCGGACACGATCATCACCCTCTGCTGCGACCGCTGCCTGCAGACTTACAGCCACGCCCTTGGCGCCAGCGCCCGGGAGCTGCTGGAGATCGCCGTGGCCGGCCCCGAGGAGGAGGAGGTGGTGTTCGCGGCCGAGGATCCGGTGGAGTGCCTCGATCCGGGGGGCAGCTTCGATCCGGAGCGCTGGCTATTCGAGCAGCTCAGCCTGCAGCTGCCCCTGGTGAACCGCTGCGGCCCCGACTGCCCCGGCCCGCCGCTGCCCGCGGACGTCGGCGGCGACCCAGGGGACGTTGACCCCCGCTGGGCGGCCCTCCGCTCCCTGCGCTGAGCCATGGTCCACGACCTGGGCGATCAGCTGGATCTTCTGATCCGCTCCCGCACGCCGATCCTCTGGATCCGCAGCCTCGAGGAGGAGCGGGTGGAGGGCCTGCTGGAGCGGGCCGCGCAGCGCCTGGGGGGCCGCACCCTGCTGAGCTGGGACTTCATCGGTGGGCTGAGCGGTTCCCCGGGCCTGGAGGGACAGGCGGTGCGTCAGCCGATGGCGGCCCTCGGCGCCCTCGACGGGCTTCCGGCCGAGCAGGGGGCGATCCTGCTGCTGAAGGACTTCCACCGCTACGCCGACGATCCCGGCGTCTGCCGGCGCCTGCGCAACCTGGCCGCGGGCCTGCGCCAGGTGCCCCACACCCTGGTGATCAGCGCCCCGGAATGGCAGCTGCCGCGGGAGTTGGAGGACAGCGTCACCCTGCTGGAGCTGCCCCTGCCCGAGGCCGGGGAGATCGGCCGCCTGCTGCGGGCCATCGCCGAAGCCAGCGGCCAGCCCCTGCAGCCGGGGGTGCTGGAGCAGCTCACCGCCGCCTGCCACGGGCTGAGCGAGCAGCGGGTGCGCCAGCTGGCGGCCCGGGCCCTGGCCCGGCGGGGCCAGCTGGGCATCGAGGACCTGGCTGAGGTGCTGGAGGAGAAGCGCCAGGCCATCGCCCGCAGCGAACTGCTGGAGTACTGCCCCACCGAGGCCACCCCCGCCGACATCGGCGGCCTGGAGACCCTCAAGCACTGGCTGGAGCAGCGCCACCGGGCCTTCAGCGAGGAGGCCCAGCGCTACGGCCTGCCCCTGCCCCGGGGGGTGCTGCTGATCGGCCCCCAGGGCACCGGCAAGTCGCTCACCGCCAAGGCGATCGCCCACAGCTGGGGTATGCCGCTGCTGCGCCTCGACGTGGGCCGCCTGTTCGCCGGTTTGGTGGGGGCCAGTGAGGCGCGGACCCGGGAGATGATCCAGCGGGCCGAGGCCATGGCCCCCTGCGTGCTCTGGATCGACGAGATCGACAAGGGCTTCGGCGGTGGCGACGGCCGCAGCGACGGCGGCACCAGTCAGCGGGTGCTGGCCAGCCTGCTGACCTGGATGGCGGAAAAGAGCAGCGCCGTGTTCGTGGTGGCCACCGCCAACGCCGTGGAGCGGCTGCCGGCGGAACTGCTGCGCAAGGGCCGTTTCGACGAGATCTTCCTGCTGGAGCTGCCCGATGCGGAGGAACGCCGGGCGATCCTGGATCTGCAGCTGCGGCGGCGGCGGCCCCGGCATGCCATCCCCCTGGATGTGCTGGTGGACCGCACCGCCGATTTCTCCGGCGCCGAACTGGAGCAGACCGTGATCGAGGCCATGCACCTGGCCTTCGGCGAAGGCCGCGAGCTCGGCGAGGCCGACCTGATCGCGGCGGCCAGCCAGGTGGTGCCCCTCTCGCGCACGGCCCGGGAGCAGCTGGAGGCCCTGCGCAGCTGGGCCAGCAGCGGCCGGGCGCGGCCGGCCTCAGGCGCCGG
This genomic stretch from Cyanobium gracile PCC 6307 harbors:
- the rpmH gene encoding 50S ribosomal protein L34 yields the protein MTKRTLEGTSRKRKRVSGFRVRMRTHTGRRVIRTRRRRGRARLAV
- the rnpA gene encoding ribonuclease P protein component; the protein is MALPQQHRLKGRRVFDRLYRQGRRYQGPGLLLRVLAADPSLLPPRKPTGTPSTPPTASPWRCGIVVSSKVSKLAVRRNRLRRLLHDHLRRHPPTPDQPLWLLITLKPGCLERSDDQLLGECGQLLRQAGLLLDPGGQGGEQTRDQ
- a CDS encoding PH domain-containing protein is translated as MENKLEINETVFYEGGPAKGDLIVNLLFGLTLIGIPFAVGAIVRALWLRFRITSRRISVSGGWLGRDRTQVVYSQIREVRSVPRGFGAWGDMVVVLNDGAKLEMRAVPRFRELEAYIEERRESRGKAAARSSGADGPAGFAPPARESA
- the yidC gene encoding membrane protein insertase YidC — its product is MIGYISDNLLLPILDFFYGLVPSYGLAIVALTVVIRLALFPLSAGSIRSARRMRIAQPVMQQRQAEIKAKYANNPQKQQEELGGLMKEFGSPLSGCLPLLVQMPILFALFATLRGSPFADVPYAINLKVLPAEEIAAVEAKPFNSASHSIFISETEHVPVIASLEGGTKLGVGDSTQVELHGKDGTSFSSLLGTVEHGDSFTPSWVVTKGESVVQVDDQGRITALSPGDATVEARIPGLAARSGFLFIKALGQVGFYTDGAVNWDIAILVGAFGATLFASQLLSGMGMPANPQQATANKITPVMITAMFLFFPLPAGVLLYMVVANVFQGVQTFLLTREALPDNLQAILDKQLAQQPATATAGGGSGGGRLPFEPKTKK
- a CDS encoding YceD family protein; amino-acid sequence: MTRLQPLPLQELRLLSEGRTWTVDQPIAGLASLTPVRGRVRALHHGTVLEVEGTADTIITLCCDRCLQTYSHALGASARELLEIAVAGPEEEEVVFAAEDPVECLDPGGSFDPERWLFEQLSLQLPLVNRCGPDCPGPPLPADVGGDPGDVDPRWAALRSLR
- a CDS encoding AAA family ATPase, which produces MVHDLGDQLDLLIRSRTPILWIRSLEEERVEGLLERAAQRLGGRTLLSWDFIGGLSGSPGLEGQAVRQPMAALGALDGLPAEQGAILLLKDFHRYADDPGVCRRLRNLAAGLRQVPHTLVISAPEWQLPRELEDSVTLLELPLPEAGEIGRLLRAIAEASGQPLQPGVLEQLTAACHGLSEQRVRQLAARALARRGQLGIEDLAEVLEEKRQAIARSELLEYCPTEATPADIGGLETLKHWLEQRHRAFSEEAQRYGLPLPRGVLLIGPQGTGKSLTAKAIAHSWGMPLLRLDVGRLFAGLVGASEARTREMIQRAEAMAPCVLWIDEIDKGFGGGDGRSDGGTSQRVLASLLTWMAEKSSAVFVVATANAVERLPAELLRKGRFDEIFLLELPDAEERRAILDLQLRRRRPRHAIPLDVLVDRTADFSGAELEQTVIEAMHLAFGEGRELGEADLIAAASQVVPLSRTAREQLEALRSWASSGRARPASGAGRAS